The Helianthus annuus cultivar XRQ/B chromosome 16, HanXRQr2.0-SUNRISE, whole genome shotgun sequence genome includes a window with the following:
- the LOC110916860 gene encoding squamosa promoter-binding-like protein 14: MEEVGTQLAPPLYMYNSIGAAGRFPDAHPMAKKRSLPFQDTNCMQQQHQQYFQRLIPNLDEFRNSWNPKNWDWDSSRLVAKPLDMMEISREHEKQQHQSAINTVNPDVSKKTPVSQAEEDSRLLLKLGGGGGLVSGEEAVTRPSKRVRSGSPGGGGGNYPMCQVDNCKEDLSAAKDYHRRHKVCEVHSKAGNALVGKQMQRFCQQCSRFHPLSEFDEGKRSCRRRLAGHNRRRRKTQPEDVASHLLLSGNENKNSNGDVDIVNLLTVLARAQGNTEDTTRSSSPLPNKDQLMQIINKINSLPIPPVPGNVTNVDKDKPSSESQKVNRKTGSSTMDFLGVLSGTESLSQKGNHRVETDKPMALKPVAEVLSGGERSSTSFQSRGEDSDCQVLDTPVNLQLQLFSSSPENDSPPKLASSRKYFSSDSSNPTEEHSPSCSPPIVQRFFPPKSSRGRLKPESLSTSGEVIANVKASGGGHGGGTTMSLELFGPNGGTDNISIQSSPYRAGYTSSSGSDQSPSSLNSDPQDRTGRILFKLFDKDPSHLPGSLRTQVYNWLSQSPSEMEGYIRPGCVVLTIYLSMPSSSWDQLEGDFVRYISSLLRDSGDDFWGTGRFLAHTEKQIASHKDGKVYLFKSLKAWSSPQLISVSPLAVVAGKETSLILRGRNLRTPGTKIYCTHADGCTLEEATKSADLESTYEEISTRSFKVSAPSTLGRCFIEIENGLRGTSFPIIIADATLCQELRHLEAEFTDSQTKSMKESLHFLNELGWLFQKKEGSSPYSLTRFKFLLVFSVERDFVALVKTLLGILLHKSSGVTADESSLEMLSGINLLNRAVKRRCKNMVDLLIHYSMLDSQTTSRKYVFPPNLAGPGGITPLHLAACTSDSDDLVDVLTNDPQQIGLLSWNSSLDANGLSPFAYASMRNNNSYNTLVASKLTDRIANQISVRIPNEIELQTRTHDHQELSFRIRDHPEPKTCSRCAHVAANFPKRVPGSQGLLHRPYIHSMLAIAAVCVCVCLFLRGAPDIGLVAPFKWENLNFGSM, encoded by the exons ATGGAAGAGGTTGGTACTCAATTAGCTCCTCCTTTGTACATGTACAACTCGATCGGTGCGGCTGGAAGATTTCCGGACGCGCATCCGATGGCTAAGAAACGCAGCCTGCCGTTTCAAGACACAAACTGTATGCAACAGCAACACCAGCAGTATTTTCAACGGTTGATTCCGAATTTAGACGAGTTTCGTAACAGTTGGAATCCAAAAAATTGGGATTGGGATAGTTCAAGGCTCGTCGCTAAACCCTTGGATATGATGGAGATTTCTCGAGAACACGAAAAACAACAACATCAGTCTGCTATTAATACCGTTAATCCCGATGTTTCAAAGAAGACTCCTGTTAGTCAAGCGGAAGAAGATTCACGACTCTTGTTGAAActtggtggcggtggtggtttgGTTTCCGGTGAGGAGGCGGTAACGAGGCCTAGTAAGCGGGTCCGATCTGGATCGCCAGGTGGCGGCGGTGGGAATTATCCTATGTGTCAAGTTGATAACTGCAAGGAAGATCTGTCGGCTGCTAAAGATTATCATCGCCGACACAAGGTTTGTGAGGTTCATAGTAAAGCTGGAAACGCCTTGGTTGGAAAACAAATGCAAAGATTTTGTCAACAGTGCAGCAG GTTTCATCCTCTCTCTGAGTTTGATGAGGGAAAACGAAGCTGTAGGCGTAGGCTTGCGGGCCACAACAGGCGAAGGAGAAAAACTCAACCGGAAGATGTTGCGTCACATTTATTACTTTCCggaaatgaaaataaaaatagcAACGGAGATGTGGACATTGTTAATTTACTTACCGTTTTAGCTCGTGCTCAAG gaAACACTGAAGACACAACCAGGAGTTCATCACCGTTACCAAACAAAGACCAACTAATGCAAATAATTAACAAAATAAACTCTCTGCCAATCCCACCGGTTCCCGGAAACGTAACTAATGTCGACAAAGATAAACCGTCTTCCGAGAgtcaaaaagtcaacaggaaaACCGGTTCATCAACCATGGACTTTCTCGGTGTTCTTTCCGGCACCGAATCATTATCCCAAAAAGGAAACCACAGGGTCGAGACTGATAAACCTATGGCTCTGAAACCAGTGGCTGAGGTTCTTTCCGGTGGGGAACGAAGTAGTACGAGTTTTCAGTCTCGCGGTGAAGATTCCGATTGTCAAGTTCTCGACACACCGGTTAACTTACAGTTACAGTTATTCAGTTCTTCGCCTGAAAACGATAGCCCGCCAAAACTGGCATCGAGCCGGAAATATTTCTCATCCGATAGTAGTAATCCAACTGAAGAACACTCACCGTCATGTTCGCCGCCTATCGTGCAGAGGTTTTTCCCACCAAAATCTTCAAGGGGAAGATTGAAGCCTGAGAGTCTGTCGACTAGCGGTGAGGTTATCGCAAATGTTAAAGCTAGCGGCGGTGGTCATGGTGGCGGCACCACCATGTCTCTTGAGCTTTTTGGGCCGAATGGCGGCACTGATAATATTTCCATTCAGAGTTCACCATACCGCGCTGGATATACGTCTTCATCTGGATCCGATCAGTCACCTTCCAGTTTGAATTCTGATCCTCAG GATCGCACTGGACGTATATTGTTTAAACTGTTTGACAAGGATCCAAGTCATTTGCCTGGTTCGCTACGCACACAG GTCTATAATTGGCTTTCTCAGAGTCCGTCTGAAATGGAAGGATACATAAGACCGGGTTGTGTCGTTCTTACGATTTACTTATCGATGCCATCGTCGTCTTGGGATCAA CTTGAAGGAGACTTTGTTCGGTATATCAGTTCTCTTTTGCGAGATTCTGGTGACGATTTCTGGGGAACCGGAAGGTTCTTAGCGCATACTGAGAAGCAAATAGCATCACATAAAGATG GGAAGGTCTACTTGTTTAAATCTTTGAAAGCATGGAGTTCGCCTCAGTTGATATCCGTCTCTCCGTTGGCCGTTGTGGCTGGAAAGGAGACTTCTCTTATCCTTAGAGGCCGAAATCTAAGGACACCTGGCACCAA AATCTATTGCACACATGCTGATGGATGTACGCTGGAGGAAGCAACAAAATCAGCCGATCTAGAATCTACATACGAGGAAATAAGCACGCGCAGCTTTAAAGTCTCTGCACCTAGCACACTTGGTCGATGTTTCATTGAG ATAGAGAACGGTTTAAGAGGTACCAGCTTTCCTATTATAATAGCCGATGCTACTCTTTGCCAAGAGTTGAGGCATCTCGAAGCTGAATTTACGGACAGTCAAACAAAGTCAATGAAAGAAAGCTTGCACTTCTTGAACGAGCTCGGATGGCTATTCCAGAAAAAAGAAGGAAGTTCCCCGTATAGCCTCACTCGATTCAAATTCCTGCTTGTATTCTCAGTCGAACGAGATTTTGTCGCTTTGGTGAAAACCCTTTTGGGAATTCTACTTCATAAAAGCTCGGGTGTTACAGCCGATGAGTCATCACTGGAGATGCTATCCGGGATTAATCTCTTAAATCGGGCTGTTAAAAGAAGGTGCAAGAATATGGTTGATTTGCTCATACATTATTCGATGCTTGATTCGCAAACTACTTCTAGAAAGTACGTTTTTCCGCCAAACCTTGCGGGGCCCGGCGGCATCACACCGTTGCATTTGGCAGCTTGCACATCGGATTCAGACGATCTGGTTGATGTCTTGACAAATGATCCACAACAG ATCGGGTTGCTGAGCTGGAACTCTTCGTTAGACGCAAACGGGCTGTCACCATTTGCATATGCATCAATGAGGAACAACAACTCATACAACACACTAGTGGCGAGTAAGCTCACCGACAGAATCGCCAATCAAATATCAGTACGGATACCAAACGAAATCGAACTCCAAACAAGAACCCACGACCACCAAGAGCTTAGCTTCAGAATAAGAGACCACCCAGAACCCAAAAC